In Strigops habroptila isolate Jane chromosome 6, bStrHab1.2.pri, whole genome shotgun sequence, a single genomic region encodes these proteins:
- the LOC115609242 gene encoding translation initiation factor IF-2-like, which produces MGLAPAPGRRWRAAGSPGCAGESGPGPPPCPGERGRGRPAQPEGRCLKGARQAGRLPGEPGRDVRCPVRLRGAAEPGRQRLRHWPRGRARAAFEAQGPGHERPEACQELAGRRAGLARRSRRATEPPPPSEDRRRGMRVRLGEEFTGREAAARVAGVKGGTLYSRTGCSARGRGLQPAAPLAQGSWLQSLARQLGRTDPPRIGSPQFSMEDYYTACVWISFL; this is translated from the exons ATGGGCCTGGCGCCGGCCCCAGGGAGGAGGTGGCGGGCGGCGGGGTCCCCCGGGTGCGCTGGGGAGTCCGGTCCCGGTCCCCCGCCGTGCCCCGGAGAGCGCGGCCGGGGGCGCCCCGCGCAACCGGAGGGACGGTGCCTGAAGGGTGCGCGGCAGGCGGGGCGGCTTCCAGGGGAGCCCGGGCGGGATGTGCGCTGTCCTGTCAGGCTGAGGGGAGCGGCGGAGCCCGGGCGGCAGCGGCTGCGGCACTGGCCCCGCGGCAGGGCCCGAGCGGCCTTTGAGGCCCAGGGCCCGGGCCATGAGCGGCCCGAAGCCTGTCAGGAGCTGGCGGGCCGCCGGGCGGGCCTGGCCCGGCGCTCCCGGCGGGCGAcggagccgccgccgccttcTGAAGACCGAAGGCGAGGGATGAGGGTGCGCTTAGGTGAGGAGTTCACGGGCAGGGAAGCGGCTGCCCGCGTCGCGGGGGTGAAAGGTGGCACCCTTTACAGCCGAACAGGGTGCTCTGCCCGGGGCCGGGGACTCCAGCCTGCGGCTCCGCTCGCCCAGGGAAGCTGGCTCCAGTCGCTGGCACGACAGCTTGGGCGAACGGACCCTCCAAGGATAGGATCTCCCCAGTTTTCCATGGAAGACTATTACACAGCCTG tgTTTGGATCTCATTCCTGTGA